The genomic region GGAAGGACAGAGCCGTCGCCGCTGACGACATAGAACTTCGTTCCAGCCGCGGACCATGCGTTCTGGTGCGGGCTCGACGGCGATCGATACGAGCGGCCGACGTACCCCGGGCGCGTGCGATCGTCGGTGATGCGGCGCACGGCGGACCCGAACACCGGATCGACGATCGCGGTGCCCGCCGCACCAAACACCGGCACCGCCGGCTTGGCGCGCGGCAGACGATCGGTGATCGCCGTGTACGGCCCCGTCGTCACCGGATCGGACGGGGGCGGCGGCGGCGGGGGAGGAGGCGGCTCCGTCGGCGCTGTCACGAGCGCGCCGATTCCCGCGCCCGAGATCGACGCGCCGCGCGACGACAGCGTGACATCGAACGTCATCGAGGCAGGCGGCGCCGCGGCGCTGGTATAGACGACGATGCCGTTCTGACGATACACGGCCAGTCCGGATTCGATGCCGACGCGGAACCGGTCGCCGGCGGCGAACGTGCCCCCGAGCCGGTAGACGCCGAGCTCGCGGATCTCCCACGCGCCGCTCGGCCACAGGCTGAACGCGTAATTCATCGTGGCGACGCTGGTGGAGGCCGAACGATCGGTGCTCAGACCAGCGGTGATGCGGTGGCCGGATGCGGGGGCGAACTCGGCGAAGAGCCCCGCGGTGATCGCCGCAGAACTGTGCGCCCCCGCGTCCGGACAGTCGCCGCAGCCGCCGCGCTTGGTCAGCGACCCGGCGGACGCCGTGACTTTCACGGTATCCATCCAGGAGATCGGCGTCGGAGCCGTGGCGGTCGTGCCGCTCGGCGGCGGTGTGACGACCGGCTGCGTCGCCGTCGAAACGACCGCGTCCGAGAGCGACGCCCCCGCCGACGAGAGCGTCACGTCGAGGACGACCGGATACGGCACCGGCACCGGGCTCGTATGGATCGCCGTGCCGTTGCGCCGGTAGACGACCACCCCGGACTCGATCGCGACGCGCAGCCGATCCCCCTGCGCGAACGTGCCTTCGGTCCGGTATATCCCGAGCTCGCGGATCTCGAAGACGCCGCTCGGCCAGATGCTGAACGCGTAGTTCATCGTGGCGACGCCGGTGGACGCTGAGAGATCGGACGACAGGCCGGCGGTGATGCGGTGACCTGACGCGGGAACGAACTCGACGTAGCCGTCGCCGGTCAGGCGCGCCGCGCTCGTCGCGCCCGCGTCGGAGCAGAGATCGCATCCGGCTGTCTTGGTGATGGTCGATGCCGCGACCGAGACGTTGACGGTGTTGCTCCAGAAACCGTCGACCGCCTGAGCGCGCGCGGGAGCCGGCAGGCACAGAGCTGCCGCCGCTCCTATGTAGGAGAGCGAAAGGATTTTCATGGTATGCGACCGTCCATGGCAAATGAACGGCCACATCCATGCGCGTACGCTTTCGCTGCGATTCGGAGGAAATACCGGCGTCGCGCGGACACCGCCGCGCGATCGCGATCACACAATTCGAGGCGGGATCACCAAAGCGGTAGGCGCACCGCCAGATCGATCGCGAGACGCTCGCCCTCGGCGATCGCGATCGGCGGCACGTCGGCGGCGAGTTTCTCGAGCAGCCGCTTGTCCAACTGCTGAAAGTCCCACCGCGTTCCCGGCGGGAGTGCCGCGAGATGATACCGGCCGGACCGCACGCCGCGCAGGTTGAACCGCCCCTCGCGGTCCGCGTAGGCCGCGCGGATCCGGCTCGATTCGGTGAACCAGGCGGCGCGGTCCTCGCCGAACAGCACGACGAGACTCGATCGCGCCGGCGCGCCGCCTTCGCCGGTGACCAGCCCCGTGACCTCCGCCCAGCGCTCGGTCAGCACGATCTGAATGCGGCCGCTGTCCTCGGTGCGGAACTCACGAGGGACATCGGTGATGTCCGCGCCGTCGAGCAGTACCGCCTTGAGACTCCAGAGTCCCGGCAGGCCGCCGGACGGACGGAGCAGAAGCTCCGTGGCAAGATCCCGGAGCGTGAAGGTCGAGTCGTCGGCCACGCGAGCCGGCGTGAGAATCAACTGCGAGTCGAGCTCCCGCTGCGGCCGTTCGGCCCTGACGCTCAGCGCTCCAGGATTCCCGGGCGCGGCGGCTCCTTCGAACACGAGGCGCCCTGCGACGGTCGCCGTCGGCTTCACCGTGAGGACGATGCCGTCCACGTCACGGCTGGTGAGCGTCAAGGGCATCGATCCGTACCCGAGCGTCGCTTCACGCGTCTGGTTGAACTGGCGGACGATCAGCCGGTAGTCGCCGGGCCGCTGCAAGTCGAACGCGAACGCCCCGTCGCTGTCGACGCTTCGACTCATGCCGCCGCCTTCGCGCATCAGCGACACCATGGGCGGCGGGTCGGCGCGGGCCGCGCTCGCGGGCGAGACGACGCCGCGGACGCGCATCAAGCGTTCGACGCGCAGGCGCAGGTCGTCTACCCGGACTTCCTGTCCCTCGCGGACGAACACCCGTGTCGTGCCGTCACGCGACGCCGCATTCGGGTAATAGGTGTCGACGAACCCCATGGTGGCGCCACTGCCGCGAGCCATCGGTATCTGCGGCGGTCTGGCGAGGATCTCGTATTCGCCGGCCGGCAGCCGGTATACCCGATAGCGGCCGAACTCGTCGCTGGCCTGGAACGGCATGCCGCCCCGGCCGGGAGGGTCTCCGGTCCGGCGCGCCGAGATCAGGATCCCGCTCACGGGCTCGCCGTAATCGTCGACGACCCGGCCGACGATGGCGCCGGCGCGCACCAGCGCGATGTCGGGCCAGTCGACCGTCTGGCCGGCTGCGACCGTAACGGAACGATCGTTGTCGCCGGCGACGACGTGCAGGAACTGCGCCTGGTGGGAGCTCGGCGAGGCGGCCACGGAGTAGCGCCCCGCGGGCAGGCTGCGGGCCTCGTAGCGCCCTTCACGATCCGTGAACAGCGTTCGCGGCGTCACGCCCGGCGCGGAGATGGTGACGGCGACCTGCTGCACCGGCGCTCCGGTGTCGGACGCCACCACGCGTCCCCTGAGGATGCCGGTGCCGACGTCCGGGGCGGGCGCCGGGAACCGGGGCGCCTGCTGCACGGCCAGCGCGACGATCACCGCAGCGAAGGTACGCATGCGGCAACCGTTACAACCCGCCGCCGGCGGCCAGCACCTTGAGATCGACCTGCCGCTGTTCGTCCTCGCCGATGACGAACGGAGTGGCCTCCTTGACCAGCTGTTCGAAGAGCGAGGTGTCGTATCCCATCGAGGGCACGATCAGCCGTTCGCGCGGGGCGGCGATGACGTAGTAGCGGCCGGGCAGGAGGCCGGCCACACGATACTTGCCGGTTGGATCGGCGGTTCCCCGGCGGGTGCGCGTCGCATTGACGCGCCAGGCCGTCTTGTCGTCGGAGAACACGAGGATCGCCGCGTCGGTCACCGGTTTTCCGCCGGCGTCCGTCACCATGCCTTCGAGCGTCGACGTGCGCGTCGTCATCGTCAGGATGACCTGATCGCCGTTCTTGAACTCGTATCCGGTGTCGGTAACGTCTCGACCGCCGACCGTCACGGACTTGAGGAACATGTTGGGTCCGCCGGTGCGGAGGAGCAGCTCGCCGTGCAGACCGCGCAGCGTGAACGTGAGATCGGGCGTGACCGTCGCCGACGGCGAAGGACCGATCCCCATGCCGGCTTCGGGATCCGCCGGGGTTCCGTTCACGCGCATCTGGAACGACTGCTGCCCCGGCGGCAACTGCGGCGGTCCCTGCTCGAAGACCACTTGTCCCGTGACGGTCGCGCCCGGCGACAGCATCAGGAACAGCCCTTCGAGATCCGAATTGACGGTGATCGGCATCGAGCCCATCTCACCCGGATCCCCCTGCATTCCTTCGCCGGGGGGGCCCTGGCGGTTCCGCGCCACGAGGCGGTAGGTGCCCGGCGGAATGTTCCGCACGGCGAAGCGCCCCTGTTCGTCGGTGGTGAATCCGAAGCTCGAGGTCGAGTTCGCGGTGCGGCGGATGAACTGCCCGTTGCTCCGCGCGACCGGCCGCCCCTGCGAATCGCTGACGATGCCTGACAAGCGGAACAGGCGCCCGGTCATCATCCGGATCTCGACGCCCGGCGTCTCGGCGCCGGCCCGCGCTCGAACGCGCTGGGCCGTCCCTTCATCCGGGGTGCCCGGATAGTAGGTGGTCATGAAGCCGATCTTGTCGTCCTCGGTCTCCGGCGGCGCATTCGGCGGCACGAACGTCGGACCGCGCGCCTCGGCGACGACCGCATAGTCGCCCGGGTTGAGCCCGTAGAGCCGGAAGTGGCCGAGATCGTCCGTCTGCGCGCCTGCGCCCATCCGCGATCCGCGCGAGCTGCCGGGCGGAAAGAACAGCGTGTACACCTGGACGCGGGCCATCGGATCGCCGTTCTCGTCGGTGATGCGTCCGCTGATCACGCCGCCGCGCGGCAGGGCGATCGCCGCCTTGTCGAATCGCTGGCCGTCGGCCACTTCGATCGTAGCGCCCGGTTCGAATGCCCCCTGGCCCGCGGGCCGCTTCGCGCCGTAGGCCATGCTGAGGTACCCGGGACTGTATTGGCCTGGAGAGGCCATGACCCGGTAGGTCCCCGCCGGCAGCCCGGAGAACTCGAAGACCCCCTGAGCATCGGTGGTCGCCGTCCGCGCGCGTGCCATTCCCATCGGTGCGCCCGACTGCACGACCTCGAGTCTGACCGCGGTCGTAACTGTCCCCGGCGGCGCGCCGCCCGGCGGAGGCGTCAGCGGCTGCGGCGGCGCGACCGGCTGCAGGCTCACGTTCGCGCGGCGCATCGGATTGCCGGT from Vicinamibacterales bacterium harbors:
- a CDS encoding carboxypeptidase regulatory-like domain-containing protein — its product is MRTFAAVIVALAVQQAPRFPAPAPDVGTGILRGRVVASDTGAPVQQVAVTISAPGVTPRTLFTDREGRYEARSLPAGRYSVAASPSSHQAQFLHVVAGDNDRSVTVAAGQTVDWPDIALVRAGAIVGRVVDDYGEPVSGILISARRTGDPPGRGGMPFQASDEFGRYRVYRLPAGEYEILARPPQIPMARGSGATMGFVDTYYPNAASRDGTTRVFVREGQEVRVDDLRLRVERLMRVRGVVSPASAARADPPPMVSLMREGGGMSRSVDSDGAFAFDLQRPGDYRLIVRQFNQTREATLGYGSMPLTLTSRDVDGIVLTVKPTATVAGRLVFEGAAAPGNPGALSVRAERPQRELDSQLILTPARVADDSTFTLRDLATELLLRPSGGLPGLWSLKAVLLDGADITDVPREFRTEDSGRIQIVLTERWAEVTGLVTGEGGAPARSSLVVLFGEDRAAWFTESSRIRAAYADREGRFNLRGVRSGRYHLAALPPGTRWDFQQLDKRLLEKLAADVPPIAIAEGERLAIDLAVRLPLW
- a CDS encoding carboxypeptidase-like regulatory domain-containing protein: MIASAAILLLSAALAQVPVPPPPPPPAPGAAGQPRDVVRRPEPTGSAVIRGRVVAADTGNPMRRANVSLQPVAPPQPLTPPPGGAPPGTVTTAVRLEVVQSGAPMGMARARTATTDAQGVFEFSGLPAGTYRVMASPGQYSPGYLSMAYGAKRPAGQGAFEPGATIEVADGQRFDKAAIALPRGGVISGRITDENGDPMARVQVYTLFFPPGSSRGSRMGAGAQTDDLGHFRLYGLNPGDYAVVAEARGPTFVPPNAPPETEDDKIGFMTTYYPGTPDEGTAQRVRARAGAETPGVEIRMMTGRLFRLSGIVSDSQGRPVARSNGQFIRRTANSTSSFGFTTDEQGRFAVRNIPPGTYRLVARNRQGPPGEGMQGDPGEMGSMPITVNSDLEGLFLMLSPGATVTGQVVFEQGPPQLPPGQQSFQMRVNGTPADPEAGMGIGPSPSATVTPDLTFTLRGLHGELLLRTGGPNMFLKSVTVGGRDVTDTGYEFKNGDQVILTMTTRTSTLEGMVTDAGGKPVTDAAILVFSDDKTAWRVNATRTRRGTADPTGKYRVAGLLPGRYYVIAAPRERLIVPSMGYDTSLFEQLVKEATPFVIGEDEQRQVDLKVLAAGGGL